The following proteins are co-located in the Eublepharis macularius isolate TG4126 chromosome 5, MPM_Emac_v1.0, whole genome shotgun sequence genome:
- the VCAM1 gene encoding vascular cell adhesion protein 1 codes for MTRVISTVTALLFFFMNSKAFDVKEIVPGGEVTAEIGSKLVLNCNTTGCESPTFLWRTQLDSPLGGTVSNQGSRSVLTMDPVSFANEHDYLCNAACGGNNKQRTVSIRVFSLPSDPVIDISNPLVLGKQASITCRILGVYPAAELEVYLKKGEDLMPVGDRFEDPTTRFLETISVTTTFTPTETDIGGKITCVARMSIEEMEVKERQAMHILNVNYGPQKTHITASPGTTLLEDGTLMLHCVTESNPPARIVWKKQLANETLQSIVKNHTLSIPNAQLDDSGIYICEVTNEVTNKTENRTVTVSVQGAPRRPEFSVLPSATVYEGERVTLMCSVESSPAAQIVIRKKSTSKDVILDSQDGIVHIPSVTRDDAGSYECEAANEFGRRKMAGTLSVEALSSTAITLTNQPENVTEAEDFDIKSATYNTPHPEYESDIPEKEDSLTPKTKNFTLYRLSKNDTITYAAEVLGAVTNGTEEIEIIIVKTEQDYVTPVIIAVFSLATVAGPMAAILVYISRKAKINGSYSLVSSLKPQV; via the exons ATGACCAGAGTAATTTCCACAGTGACAGCGCTTTTATTCTTCTTCATGAATT CCAAAGCATTTGATGTCAAGGAGATTGTGCCGGGCGGTGAGGTTACTGCAGAGATAGGCAGCAAGCTGGTGCTAAACTGCAACACAACTGGCTGTGAATCCCCAACTTTCCTTTGGAGAACCCAGTTGGACTCCCCATTAGGAGGGACTGTAAGCAATCAAGGGAGCCGTTCAGTCTTGACGATGGATCCTGTGAGCTTTGCCAATGAGCATGATTATCTCTGCAATGCTGCTTGTGGGGGCAATAATAAACAAAGGACAGTCAGCATTCGCGTTTTCT CACTTCCCAGTGATCCCGTTATTGATATCAGCAACCCACTTGTTCTTGGGAAACAAGCTAGCATCACCTGTAGAATTCTGGGTGTCTACCCTGCTGCTGAACTGGAGGTGTATCTAAAGAAAGGAGAGGATCTCATGCCTGTGGGAGACCGATTTGAAGATCCTACTACCAGATTTTTGGAAACAATAAGTGTGACAACTACTTTTACTCCCACTGAGACGGATATTGGGGGAAAGATCACTTGTGTGGCTAGGATGTCAATTGAGGAGATGGAAGTCAAGGAAAGGCAGGCAATGCACATACTTAATGTGAATT ATGGTCCACAGAAAACTCATATCACAGCATCTCCGGGTACCACCTTATTGGAAGATGGCACATTAATGCTTCACTGCGTGACTGAAAGTAACCCACCAGCAAGGATTGTATGGAAGAAACAGCTGGCTAATGAAACTCTGCAAAGCATTGTAAAAAACCACACGTTGTCAATTCCAAATGCTCAGCTTGATGACTCTGGCATATATATCTGTGAAGTCACAAATGAAGTAACCAACAAAACTGAGAACAGAACAGTGACTGTTTCTGTACAAG GTGCCCCCAGGAGGCCAGAATTTTCTGTACTTCCTTCTGCAACAGTGTATGAAGGGGAAAGGGTTACGCTGATGTGCTCCGTGGAGAGCAGCCCTGCTGCCCAGATTGTCATAAGAAAAAAATCCACCAGTAAAGATGTGATACTTGATAGCCAAGATGGAATTGTTCATATCCCAAGTGTTACCCGTGATGATGCTGGAAGCTATGAGTGTGAAGCAGCAAATGAATTTgggaggaggaaaatggcaggAACATTAAGCGTGGAAG ctCTTTCCTCAACTGCCATAACATTGACCAATCAACCAGAAAATGTTACTGAGGCAGAGGATTTTGATATTAAGAGTGCAACCTATAATACGCCACATCCAGAATATGAGAGTGACATTCCGGAAAAGGAAGATTCGCTTACACCAAAGACCAAAAATTTCACATTGTACAGATTATCAAAAAATGATACCATCACATATGCAGCGGAGGTTCTTGGTGCTGTCACAAATGGTACAGAAGAGATTGAAATTATCATAG TCAAAACAGAACAGGATTATGTGACACCTGTGATCATCGCAGTTTTTTCTTTAGCAACAGTAGCAGGCCCCATGGCAGCAATATTGGTTTACATTTCTAGGAAGGCAAAGATTAATGGATCCTACAGTCTTGTAAGCTCACTGAAACCACAAGTATAA